The genomic region GCACGGGACCAGAAAACACGTTATGAGTGTGGGGTGCTGCTATTGAGCCGGGGCCATGAAGCTCTGACAACTTGGTGGCGGTGACTTTTTCTGCCTCATCCAGCAGCCAGCGGGTGCTGACAACTGCGAGTGACGGCTCCCTGAATCTATACAGGAACTGGAATGTCTGTGTCCCCTTCCCTCCCCTGCCCCAGTGTGGCCGATGTGATGGCCTGATTGACGGTGGCGGGTGCGTGAGCAGCGGAACCAGAAAACTCGCAAGATAACGATATGTCATTGGATATTACGCAATTTTACCCGACGGAGTTCGAAAGGAACTGGACTCATGTGGCTCAACAGATGGACTGCCGGCTGCGCCAGGCGGTGATGCCGGGTGGGAATCTGACGGGCAAGAGGAAGTCATTCAATCTGCTGAATGACTATGAGATGGACGAGGTGACGACCCGCAAGGGTGACACGCCGGATGGCGATACCTCGGGTGAGAAGTACTGGCTGTATGCGCGGAAGTTTGAGAAGGTGATCACGTTCGATGAGGATGATGAGCGCCAGCTGGGGCAGATTGTGCTGCCAGACTCGGACGAGGTGCGCAATATGGCGATGGCGTACAATCGCAAGGTGGATGATATGATCATCGCGGCCTTCGATGCGACGCGGTACATTGGTGAGGATGGGACGACGACGGACCCCTTCCCTGCTGGTCAATCCATCGCGGTGGACTATGTGCCGAGCGGTGCGCCGGCGAACAGCGGGCTGACGTTTGCGAAGATTCGCGAGGCGGCGCGCATCCTGAATGTGAATGAGGTGCCGGAGAGTGAGCGCTTCTTTGCGTACGGGGCGAAGCAACTGGATGACCTGCTGGCCATCACGGAGGCGACGAGCCGGGACTTCAGTGACCTGATGGCGCTGAAGGACGGGAAGATCAGCTACTGGATGGGCTTTACGTGGATTCCGACGCAGCGCCTGAGCCGCAATGTGAGCACGGATGTGCGTTCCTGCTTTGCGTGGCACAAGTCGGCGGTGAAGCTGGGTGAGGGTTCACGCAACAGCTACATTGATGTGCGACCGGACAAGCGGCATGCGAAGCAGATTCGCTCGGTGGGTCGCCTGGGTGCGGTGCGCTCGGAGAATGAGAAGGTGGTGCGGGTGTACTGCGATGAGTCGCCGTAAGGAGAGGGACAAGGAATAAGGGACACGGGACAAGGGTACGAACTTTTATCTGAAGAACGAATATGGCGAATAAGTATACGGATTTGGCGGCGGGGCAGTTGGCAGCGGAGAGTGATTTCTCGGAGGCACCGAGTCTCCGGGCGTTTGGTGGGGATGTACGCTATGTGGATGTGAAGATTGCGGTGACGGCGTTGACGACGTCTGATGTGATCTATCTGGCGAAGCTGCCGAAGGGAGCGCGGGTGATTCCGGCGCTGTGCTCGGTGGACCATGGTGATCCGGGTGATGCGCTGACGGGGAAGCTGGGCGACGAGGCAGATGATGACCGCTATGGTGCGGCGCTGGCGCTGGGTGGTGCGGCGGGAAGGAAGGCCTTCAGCGAGGCGGGGACGAAGGGGGATGCGTTTCTGAATCCCTACAAGTTTACGGAAGAGTTGTGGGTGACGTTTACGCCGACGACAGTGACGAATCTGGCGACGCACGACCAGGTGTGGCACGTGGCGTATACGTTGGGGTAGGATAGTTCTTAGTTCTTGGTTTGTTGTTGGTGGTGGTGTGGGTGCCCCGTGTGGTGTGTCTTTTTGGGTGAGGGGTGCGCTATGCGGGGCGCCTTTTTCCTGGGTGGGCGTGGAGAGTTGGTGTTGGATGGGTTCGTCGCAAAGCAGCGGAGCTGCCAAGCAGTAAGGGGCTTCTGACTGGGTGAGGATATCTTGGGGGGGGTTGGGTGCAGTGGGTTCAACGCAGAGACACGGAGACGCAGAGGGAACTTCGGAGACTGAGGGACTGAAGGATTGGATGGGGAAGGTGTTTTGGTGAATTTGGGGTTCTGAGGCTTTGGTATGGTCAGGGGTATGTGACGCCGGGAACGAGACGCTCCTGCTCCTTGGGCATGGATTTGAAATTGATGGGTGATGGTGGAGTTGCGTCTGGATCGAGAACGAGGAGGACTTTGACGTATGAATGATACGCAGATTTGCAATCTGGCACTGGCGGAGGTGGGTGATAGCTATAGCATCACGGATATCAATGAGACCTCGAACCAGGCTGCGGTGTGCCGGTTGTTCTTTGGGCCGACGAGGGATGCGCTGCTGAGGATGCATCCGTGGAACTTTGCGCGGACGCTGGCGGCTCTTTCGGCGTTGAGCACGGAGCCGGTGTTTGGCTGGGGATATCAGTATCAACTGCCAGCGGACTTCATCCGGCTGGTGGAGTTCAACGGGCTGGATGCGTGGCAGACGGAGGATGACTTCCAGATTGCGAATGGGCCCTCGGGTGGGCTGGTACTGCTGACGGATGAGGATGCGGCGAGTGTGGTGTATCTGAAGCGGGTGACGGATGCGAACTTGTTTGATCCGCTGTTTGTGGAGGCGCTGACGTTGCGGCTGGCGATGCGTATCTGCACGAAGCTGACGAAGGATGATGGCATCAAGGACCGGCTGACGCGGGAGGCGAAGGAGGCGATGGCGCGGGCGAGGCAGACAGATGCGAATGAGTCGAGGCCGAGACGCGTTGGGATGTGGGAGGATTCGGATTTGGCGATGGGGAGGTTTGGTGAGTAGTCAGTAGTCAGTAGTCAGTAGTCAGTAGTCAGTAGGGCTGGGCTGCGCTTAGGGAGATGGAACAAGGTTCAGGGAACTTGGAAGTGAGGACTGAATATTCTTATGTCGGGGCCGATTCATCAGTTGATTAATAACTTCAATGGCGGGGAGCTTTCGCCGCTGATGGATGCGCGGGCGGATACGGGGAAGTACCGTACGGGGTGCAGGAGGTTGAGGAATTTCATTCCGCGGGCAGTGGGCGGGGTGTTTTCGCGACCGGGGACGGAGTATATGGGAGCGGCGAAGTATGGGGACAGGAAGGCGGCGCTGATTCCCTTCAACTTTTCGCGGACGACGAGTTTCCAGATTGAGCTGGGAGATGGGTATGTACGGTTCTGGTCCAACCGGCAGCAGGTGCAGAAGCTGAGTGCGAGTGCCTGGGTGACGGGGACGCCTTATGCGGTGGGGAATTATGTCTCGGAGAGCGGAACGATTTACTACTGTGTGACGGCGCATACCTCGGCAGCGGTGTTTGCGACGGATCTGGGGGCGAGCCGGTGGGTGGCGCAGGATATTTATGAGCTCCCCTCCCCCTACGAGGATGGTGATCTGTTTGAGATTCAGTTCACCCAGATCAATGACATCATTTATCTGGTGCATCCGAAGTATGCGCCGAGGAAGCTTTCACGGCTGGCGGATGATCACTGGACGCTGGTGGAGGTGGTGTGGGACTGGCCGGCGCTGCTGGATGAGAACGTGACGAGTACGACGATCACGCCCTCTGCGACGACTGGAAGCATCACGCTGACGGCCTCGACGGGCATCTTTCAAGCGAATCATGTGGGTGCGTACTTCCAGGTGGCACATCGGAGGAGCAGTGCGTATACGGACCTCGGTCTCCATGCGAATGGTGTGAGTGCTCCGCTGCGTGTCATCGGGTCGTGGGAGTTTGGCACGGCGGGGACGTGGGCTTCGAATGTGGAAATCGAGCGGAGTGAGGATGGCGGAACGACGTGGCAGACGGTGCGGACGTTCCGGAGTCTGAGCGATCGCAATGTGGCGCCGATTTCCTATGATGAGGCGACGGAGGTGCTCGTCCGCCTCCGGGTGCAGGGATATGTGAGTCATACTGCCGGGGCCCGGGCGTGGCTGGAGGCGGTGGACAGCAAGATTTACGGTCTGGCGAAAATCACGGGATATACGAGTGCGACGCAGGTATCTGCCACGGTGATCAATTCCCTGGGTGATACTGCGGCGACGACGCTGTGGAGTGAGGGGGCATGGAGCCCGCATCAGGGGTATCCGAGGACGGTGGCCTTCCATGAGCAGCGGGTGGTGTATGGCGGCACGGCGCGGGAGCCGGTGCGTATCTGGGGCTCGGCGATTGGAGACTTTGAGAACTTCCGGAAGTCGAGTCTGGATGAGGCGAGCTTTGACTATGTGCTGGCGAGTACGCAGAGCAGCCAGGTGCAGTGGATGACGGGGAACAGCAATGGCTTGATCATCGGGACGGCGGCGGAGGAGTGGCTGATGCACAGTGGGTCTGATGCGACGCCGATCACGCCGACGACGGTGAAGGTGTCCTGCCAGTCGAGCGAGGGCAGTGAGCATCTGATGGCACGCCTTATCAAGAATGTGGTGCTGTTTGTGCAACGCTATGGGCGGACGGTGTCTGAGATGGCGTACAGCTTTGAGGAGGATTCGCTGAAGGCGCAGGACCTGACGATTCTGTCCGAGCATGTGACGGAGGGTGGGATAAAGCAGACGGCGTTCCAATCACGCAGGGATGCGATTTTGTGGGCGGTGACGGGGGATGGGAAGCTGATAGGGCTGACGTACCAGCGGGAGCATGAGGTGACGGGCTGGCATGTGCATGAGACGGAGGGTGAGTTTGAGAGTGTGAGTGTGAACTACTCGGCGAATGGGACGTCTGATGAGGTGTGGTTCGTGGTGAAGCGGACGATCGAGGGGCAGACGGTGCGGTACCTGGAGAGCTTCCAACCGGCGATGGCGCAGTTTGATTATTCGAATCGTGCGGGGCTGGTGTGCATGGATAGTGCGAGGACGTACAGCGGTGTGGCGACGGATACGATCACGGGATTGGGACACCTGGAGGGTGAGGTGGTGTCTGTGCGGGCGGATGGGGCGACGCAGGTGAGCAAGGTGGTGAGCGGTGGGAGCATCGCGCTGGATCGCGCGGCGGAGGTGGTCGTGGTGGGGCTTCCCTTTACGCCGCTGCT from Roseimicrobium gellanilyticum harbors:
- a CDS encoding phage capsid protein, with amino-acid sequence MSLDITQFYPTEFERNWTHVAQQMDCRLRQAVMPGGNLTGKRKSFNLLNDYEMDEVTTRKGDTPDGDTSGEKYWLYARKFEKVITFDEDDERQLGQIVLPDSDEVRNMAMAYNRKVDDMIIAAFDATRYIGEDGTTTDPFPAGQSIAVDYVPSGAPANSGLTFAKIREAARILNVNEVPESERFFAYGAKQLDDLLAITEATSRDFSDLMALKDGKISYWMGFTWIPTQRLSRNVSTDVRSCFAWHKSAVKLGEGSRNSYIDVRPDKRHAKQIRSVGRLGAVRSENEKVVRVYCDESP